In Cutaneotrichosporon cavernicola HIS019 DNA, chromosome: 1, one DNA window encodes the following:
- the STE24 gene encoding uncharacterized protein (CAAX prenyl protease N-terminal, five membrane helices) — protein sequence MSSLSSVVQGLDGITSRLADLADNPDIPYERLVISLSAVTTIWELYVSSRQMKCYSIPLPPPELQHHLKKETYDKAQAYGKDKLTFNVRQTMFNFVLGVVVIKTRLLPHAWDWTASFMDLVGLDQSRVITHSLLWITATSLVSVIPNLFWTYHFTFVIEEKHGFNKTTKKLWITDQIKTFAIAIVLGLPFLAGFLKVIEMAGKNFVPWLMLFMISVQLILQIIYPIFIQPLFNKLTPLPEGDVRQRVEKLANKLQFPLKHLYVIDGSKRSSHSNAYFYGLPWSKQIVLYDTLLDQNTPPEVEAVLAHELGHWKFWHPARLLLIAQSNLLWTLGLFAVFIHNKSLFASFGFDPRLAVGSPVGGPQPILIGFTLYQLLFEPLDTFVKFFINSKTRKYEYQADQFAMGLGHAKDLGAALIKLHIENLSSPHSDKLFSKYHHSHPTLPERLRAMNEYKGGDWLSKNQSSKVEEIKAKEKKEL from the exons ATGTCGAGCCTGTCAAGTGTTGTCCAAGGCTTGGACGGCATCACCTCACGTCTCGCagacctcgccgacaacCCCGACATCCCTTACGAGAGACTCGTCATCAGCCTCAGCGCCGTCACCACTATCTGGGAGCTCTATGTCTC GAGCCGTCAGATGAAGTGTTACTCGATCCCTCTGCCACCGCCGGAGCTCCAGCATCATctcaagaaggagacgTACGACAAGGCACAGGCGTacggcaaggacaagctcaCCTTCAATGTCCGCCAGACCATGTTCAACTTTGTTCTTGGCGTTGTTGTCATCAAGACGCGCCTGCTTCCCCATGCGTGGGACTGGACTGCAAGCTTCATGGACCTTGTTGGGCTTGACCAGAGCCGCGTC ATCACCCACTCTCTCCTCTGGATCACGGCCACGTCGCTGGTCAGCGTCATTCCCAACCTCTTCTGGACTTACCACTTCACGTTCGTCATCGAGGAGAAGCACGGCTTTAATAAGACCACCAAGAAGCTCTGGATTACCGACCAGATCAAGACGTTTGCCATTGCAATCGTGCTCGGCCTTCCTTTCCTCGCTGGATTCCTCAAGGTCATCGAGATGGCGGGCAAGAACTTTGTCCCTTGGCTAATGCTGTTCAT gatCTCGGTCCAGCTTATCCTCCAGATCATCTACCCTATTTTCA tccAGCCACTCTTTAACAAGCTCACCCCCCTTCCGGAAGGCGACGTccgccagcgcgtcgagaagctcgccAACAAGCTTCAATTCCCTCTCAAACACCTCTACGTGATCGACGGCAGCAAGCGCTCGTCGCACTCAAATGC CTACTTCTACGGCCTCCCGTGGTCGAAGCAGATCGTGCTGTACGACACACTGCTGGACCAGAACACGCCCCCCGAGGTTGAAGCGGTCCTCGCtcacgagctcggccacTGGAAGTTCTGGCACCCGGCGCGTCTCCTCCTAATCGCGCAGAGCAACCTGCTGTGGACGCTCGGTCTCTTCGCAGTCTTTATCCACAACAAGTCGCTTTTTGCGTCATTTGGCTTTGACCCGCGCCTTGCCGTCGGGTCGCCTGTTGGTGGGCCCCAACCCATCCTCATCGGGTTCACGTTGTACCAGCTCCTCTTTGAGCCCCTCGACACTTTCGTTAAGTTCTTCATCAACTCGAAGACGCGCAAGTACGAGTACCAGGCCG ACCAGTTTGCGATGGGCCTCGGACACGCCAaggacctcggcgccgcACTCATCAAACTGCACATTGAGAacctctcgtcgccgcaCAGCGACAAGCTCTTCTCCAAGTACCACCACTCGCACCCCACCCTGCCCGAGCGTCTGCGCGCGATGAACGAGTACAAGGGTGGTGACTGGCTCTCAAAGAACCAGTCgtccaaggtcgaggagatcaaggcgaaggagaagaaggagctgTAG